The following proteins are encoded in a genomic region of Gimesia algae:
- a CDS encoding SpoIIE family protein phosphatase produces the protein MATLVMLQAGQAVSYSLTESEMVLGRHPDCQIQLDSNMVSRRHAQVAGAGDEYYVEDLGSGNGTFVNGKKIEGRTRLAHDDRLKVGPILFRFESDEKPEPKRSGVTIDSSFDIGFSNDEDDGDAGATIMGAVSGGGGFGGLDIRPEAKLKAMIEISRSLAGTVDLEKLLPQILTTLFHIFPAADRGCILLRDEHNGEMLPRAFKHRREGEDATVKLSRTIVNKVLEERSGILSADAASDAQFDASESISNLSIRSMMCVPMLGLAEEPIGVINIDTQNPVQQFQEEDLDLLMSVAGQAALSYESARLMTSFMEKQKQDNEMDIARGVQQGLLPSSVPEVDGYEFFASYDSAQAVGGDYYDIFELPDEMIGLSFGDVAGKGVPGAMIMARMSSCVQNTLRFVHEVGPAVDAINDHMCDSAVEGRFVTYVLVVLDTNRNRLSLVNAGHMSPMILKPDGSIDEFPEESIGVPIGVMEGFPFEVVERDLGPGEIVVLFTDGVDEAMNPEGELYTLDRMRKFIKDNRDKNAAELGQALLADVRRHANGRPQNDDITIMTFGRVS, from the coding sequence ATGGCTACTCTGGTCATGCTGCAGGCTGGTCAAGCGGTCTCATACTCACTCACAGAATCTGAGATGGTTCTGGGTAGACATCCTGACTGTCAGATTCAACTCGATTCGAATATGGTTTCGCGGCGTCATGCTCAGGTCGCTGGTGCAGGTGACGAGTATTACGTCGAAGATCTGGGGAGCGGGAATGGAACGTTTGTTAATGGGAAAAAGATTGAAGGCCGAACCCGGCTGGCTCACGATGATCGCTTGAAAGTCGGCCCCATTCTCTTCCGGTTTGAATCAGATGAGAAGCCGGAACCAAAGCGATCGGGAGTGACGATCGACAGCAGCTTTGATATCGGTTTTTCGAATGATGAGGATGACGGTGATGCCGGAGCCACCATCATGGGGGCGGTTTCCGGGGGCGGTGGATTTGGTGGCCTGGATATTCGACCGGAAGCAAAATTAAAAGCCATGATCGAAATCAGCCGCAGCCTGGCAGGTACGGTCGATCTCGAAAAACTGCTGCCACAGATTCTCACCACTCTGTTTCACATCTTTCCTGCAGCTGACCGGGGTTGTATCTTACTCAGGGATGAACATAACGGTGAGATGTTGCCCCGCGCATTCAAGCATCGCCGTGAAGGTGAGGATGCCACAGTCAAGTTGAGCCGAACGATTGTGAATAAGGTGCTCGAGGAAAGATCGGGTATCTTATCAGCGGATGCAGCCAGCGATGCGCAGTTTGATGCCAGTGAATCGATTTCGAATTTATCGATTCGTTCCATGATGTGTGTTCCCATGCTGGGGCTGGCGGAAGAACCTATCGGCGTCATTAATATCGATACACAGAATCCCGTGCAACAGTTTCAGGAAGAAGATCTGGATCTGTTAATGTCCGTCGCCGGGCAGGCAGCGCTATCTTATGAAAGTGCCAGGCTGATGACGTCTTTCATGGAAAAGCAGAAGCAGGACAATGAAATGGACATTGCCCGCGGCGTACAACAGGGGTTATTGCCCAGTTCAGTGCCGGAAGTCGACGGTTATGAATTTTTTGCATCTTATGATTCTGCACAGGCAGTTGGTGGCGATTACTATGATATTTTTGAGCTACCCGATGAGATGATCGGCCTCTCGTTTGGCGATGTCGCCGGAAAGGGAGTACCCGGGGCAATGATTATGGCCCGCATGTCAAGTTGTGTGCAGAATACATTGCGTTTTGTGCATGAAGTCGGACCAGCTGTCGATGCGATTAACGATCATATGTGTGACAGTGCCGTCGAAGGGCGTTTTGTGACTTATGTGCTTGTGGTTCTGGATACGAACAGGAATCGTCTGTCGCTGGTGAATGCGGGGCACATGTCTCCAATGATCCTCAAGCCTGATGGCTCGATTGATGAGTTCCCTGAAGAAAGTATTGGAGTACCGATCGGGGTGATGGAAGGTTTCCCGTTTGAAGTCGTAGAACGGGATCTGGGGCCTGGGGAAATCGTAGTACTGTTCACCGATGGCGTGGACGAAGCGATGAATCCGGAAGGGGAACTCTATACCCTGGATCGGATGCGGAAGTTTATTAAGGACAATCGCGACAAAAATGCGGCAGAGTTAGGACAGGCACTTCTGGCAGATGTCCGCCGCCATGCTAATGGTCGTCCTCAGAATGATGATATTACGATAATGACCTTCGGGCGTGTTTCCTGA
- a CDS encoding c-type cytochrome domain-containing protein, with amino-acid sequence MRNRFASLSVIITAVLICSQITAAEEKPIQPAKVELGRPISFEKDVFPILDANCIACHNVAKKEGSLVLENVEDLIKGGDSGASVVPGKPDESYLYNVASRTEESFMPPLPNKVGAKALTPQQVGILRQWILEGAKSSGKSTDAGVAWQSLPPDLNSIYSTALSPWARYAAAGRANRIAIYDLAVGAEVATLNDPALSKLQKDGKPFYPLGAAHRDFVHSLAFNSDGSLLASGGYRVVKLWKKSIGNVVKQIDLPTAVTGLALNADRSVLAVATADNTTSLWKLPEGTKLIDLKGHAGEINGLAFTPDRTKVVTASADQSLRVWNVADGKQISTMKTPAVINALTISKDGTQVIAGAANQIIYAWPLTLPAPKKGEKAPEIPAALYELKGHAKPISSVKLIMPAGTQLVSGSEDGTVRVWDLAGKKQIRSINHGAPVTDVDVTADGKTLVSVSANGTGKIWQVADGKMLKEFRGDLSKERQMVLATETQTVTKQQVALADAAMKAADKNVKDREAELKKRNEELVAAKKAVPEEKKKADESAKKLAAAKAELAKLLADHKKKGEDEVAAANAQKVAADKAVVDAEAKLKQSNDANQAAIAAVEKEVAAAKKALDDANAIKPDAADKEGEAKKKDAVAKDQAAFDAVQKKLTAAQQKKTTDEKAATQAIATARQAVPKAVAAIAAAKKLAEAKPDTKAADKKVADAEAAAKKLTDAVAAAEKKVISSERSVKVAEGTLTKIKGQLAERTKEKAEIDKTATAVDAALAEAKKQAAVLTPMKSVTFSEDGKQIATGDDSQMVRIWDATSGQELDTLGGHTAPVSVVGYTSKLTVVSGSADKTVLVQSIQPVWTLVAQLGADEKDPSKVGGSPISNRALCLDFSPDGKLLAVGGGDPSRSGEITIWDATTGKLVKKLGEAHSDTVLGVRFSRSGKSLLTGAADKFVKIFDVATGKFVKSFEGHTHHVLDVAWKADESTIVSSGADNVIKVWNIETGEQKRTISGYSKQVTSIAFLGLGDNIVSGGGDKTVRMHLTTNGSNYRNLSGSTDYVYSVAGSRDETIVIAGGEDGILRVWDAKTGKLLNSFNPPPVSPNQQASAGK; translated from the coding sequence ATGCGGAACCGGTTTGCCAGTTTAAGTGTCATCATCACTGCAGTTTTAATCTGCAGCCAAATCACAGCGGCGGAAGAAAAGCCGATCCAGCCTGCGAAGGTGGAACTGGGGCGTCCTATCAGTTTTGAGAAAGATGTATTTCCGATTCTCGATGCCAACTGCATTGCCTGCCACAACGTAGCGAAAAAAGAAGGTTCGCTGGTTCTGGAGAATGTGGAAGATCTCATTAAAGGGGGAGACAGTGGCGCCTCTGTGGTGCCCGGTAAACCTGATGAGAGCTATCTGTATAACGTCGCTTCCCGCACGGAAGAGAGCTTTATGCCCCCGCTGCCAAACAAAGTGGGCGCGAAAGCCCTCACGCCACAGCAGGTGGGGATATTACGTCAGTGGATTCTGGAAGGTGCCAAATCAAGCGGTAAATCGACCGATGCCGGAGTTGCCTGGCAGTCGCTGCCACCCGATTTGAATTCCATTTACAGTACCGCTTTGTCTCCCTGGGCACGTTATGCGGCCGCTGGTCGTGCAAACCGGATTGCCATTTATGATCTGGCAGTGGGAGCAGAAGTTGCCACGCTCAATGATCCCGCGCTGTCAAAATTACAGAAAGACGGAAAACCATTTTACCCGCTGGGAGCCGCCCATCGCGATTTTGTCCATTCACTGGCTTTCAATTCTGATGGCAGCCTGCTGGCATCAGGTGGATACCGTGTTGTGAAGCTCTGGAAGAAGTCGATTGGAAATGTCGTTAAACAGATCGACCTGCCTACTGCTGTCACAGGCCTGGCTTTGAATGCCGATCGTAGTGTGCTGGCTGTTGCAACCGCTGATAATACGACTTCACTCTGGAAGTTACCGGAAGGCACCAAACTGATCGACTTGAAAGGGCATGCGGGAGAAATTAATGGACTGGCATTCACTCCGGATCGTACCAAAGTCGTCACAGCATCTGCTGATCAGAGTTTGCGAGTCTGGAATGTCGCTGATGGAAAGCAAATTTCCACAATGAAGACACCTGCAGTCATCAATGCCTTAACCATCAGTAAAGATGGAACACAGGTGATCGCTGGTGCTGCCAATCAGATAATCTATGCCTGGCCTTTGACTCTGCCTGCCCCTAAAAAGGGAGAAAAAGCACCAGAAATTCCTGCTGCCCTGTATGAACTCAAAGGACATGCCAAGCCGATTTCTTCTGTGAAGCTGATCATGCCTGCTGGCACACAACTGGTGTCCGGCAGTGAAGATGGAACGGTTCGAGTCTGGGATCTGGCCGGGAAAAAGCAAATTCGTTCGATCAACCATGGAGCGCCGGTAACCGATGTTGATGTCACCGCTGATGGCAAGACACTGGTTTCCGTTTCTGCGAATGGGACCGGAAAAATCTGGCAGGTTGCTGATGGCAAAATGCTGAAAGAGTTTCGTGGCGATTTGAGCAAGGAACGTCAGATGGTTCTGGCAACAGAGACTCAGACGGTCACAAAGCAACAAGTCGCTTTAGCAGATGCTGCCATGAAAGCCGCTGATAAAAATGTCAAAGATCGCGAAGCAGAATTAAAGAAACGCAATGAAGAACTGGTAGCAGCTAAAAAAGCTGTGCCAGAAGAAAAGAAAAAGGCAGACGAATCAGCCAAGAAACTGGCGGCTGCCAAAGCGGAGCTGGCAAAACTGCTGGCAGATCATAAGAAAAAGGGTGAAGATGAAGTTGCGGCAGCAAATGCCCAGAAGGTAGCTGCTGACAAAGCAGTTGTTGATGCGGAAGCGAAATTAAAACAGTCGAACGATGCCAATCAGGCTGCGATTGCCGCTGTAGAAAAAGAAGTGGCAGCCGCGAAAAAAGCTCTGGATGATGCGAATGCGATCAAGCCAGATGCAGCCGACAAAGAAGGCGAAGCAAAGAAAAAAGATGCTGTCGCTAAAGATCAGGCAGCCTTTGATGCAGTTCAGAAAAAACTGACCGCGGCCCAGCAGAAAAAGACAACCGATGAAAAAGCGGCAACGCAGGCCATCGCGACTGCCAGGCAGGCTGTACCCAAAGCGGTTGCTGCGATTGCTGCAGCAAAGAAACTGGCAGAGGCAAAGCCAGACACGAAAGCCGCTGATAAGAAAGTCGCTGACGCAGAAGCTGCAGCAAAAAAACTGACGGATGCGGTTGCTGCTGCTGAGAAAAAAGTGATTTCATCTGAACGATCTGTGAAAGTTGCGGAAGGAACACTTACCAAAATCAAAGGGCAACTGGCAGAACGAACGAAAGAAAAAGCTGAAATCGATAAAACAGCCACAGCTGTTGATGCTGCTCTGGCGGAAGCCAAGAAACAGGCCGCGGTTCTGACTCCCATGAAGTCGGTCACTTTTTCCGAAGACGGTAAGCAGATTGCCACTGGTGATGACAGCCAGATGGTTCGCATCTGGGATGCCACTTCCGGTCAGGAACTGGATACACTGGGGGGGCACACAGCTCCTGTCTCAGTAGTTGGTTATACGTCCAAATTAACGGTTGTTTCAGGTAGTGCTGACAAAACGGTTCTGGTACAGAGTATTCAACCGGTCTGGACTCTGGTTGCTCAACTGGGGGCCGATGAAAAAGATCCGTCGAAAGTTGGTGGTTCACCAATTTCCAACCGGGCGCTCTGTCTGGATTTCAGCCCGGATGGCAAACTGCTTGCTGTCGGTGGTGGTGATCCTTCCCGTAGTGGTGAAATTACGATCTGGGATGCCACCACGGGAAAACTCGTGAAGAAGCTGGGAGAAGCACACAGCGATACGGTACTTGGTGTCCGCTTCTCTCGTTCAGGCAAATCGTTACTGACAGGAGCTGCTGACAAATTCGTCAAAATCTTTGATGTTGCGACCGGTAAATTCGTGAAATCATTTGAAGGTCACACGCATCACGTTCTGGATGTTGCCTGGAAAGCCGATGAATCTACTATTGTCAGCTCAGGTGCCGATAATGTGATCAAAGTCTGGAATATTGAAACCGGCGAACAGAAACGGACGATTTCAGGTTATTCCAAGCAGGTCACCTCGATCGCCTTCCTGGGACTGGGGGACAACATTGTCAGTGGTGGTGGTGATAAGACCGTTCGCATGCATCTGACGACGAATGGATCAAACTACCGCAATCTGTCAGGCTCTACAGACTACGTCTACAGTGTCGCAGGAAGCCGGGATGAAACGATTGTCATCGCGGGTGGCGAAGATGGTATTCTGCGTGTCTGGGATGCAAAGACTGGCAAGTTGCTCAACAGCTTCAATCCACCTCCTGTTTCCCCGAATCAGCAGGCCAGCGCCGGCAAATAA
- a CDS encoding PPC domain-containing protein, translating into MMHTRFFDRRRLTTKVVCFLAAGLGLVFLTSIHSLQAQLPQTIVYSVNPSGGQKGQTVEVRVTNGKDLDELNALWFSHPDIKAVPKMQDSNGKQIPVANTFLVKIGNDVPAGVYDVRANGLYGLSNPRSFVVGDLPEKTEIEPNNKDDQATPMELDSVMNALLNGATDVDYYSFTGKKGDKVSIDCRAARIDSPAVAIVELYGPDQRRLVSERDTFRNDPYINLTLPLDGVYKIKVHDLTYAGGVDNVYRLSVHKKPHIEFIMPPSGTPGTTGSYTLYGYNLPGGKISDWSIGDEPLQEVNVFITLPSKPTTLKMGEQGFPHEVSADGYSYVWATPAGNSNPMTIYYAEGSIVRDEQTKEETLTLPGELVGQFEVKNDVDSFRFTGKAKEKYSIEVFGQRNGIVMDPVIVVEQVTKDKEGKETFKQLANVGATTVFADLSGKLFDTRTDDPYYLFTAPADGEYRVTLRDLQFETRGNPRMVYRAVIRQPKPDFRLVALPLYPQAVNTGGSPAAISLRKGDSCKIAVMALRQDGFNETIELSVKGLPPGVTCKAASIGSGDSNAEMILTADESAQKWSGEIEITGTAGAAAAKLERVARAATVLRPAANNVRADSRIARSLALSVIDEVAPYQVVADVAEVSVNQGRQILVPVKVVKRTGFDNAVALAWNGIPKNSNITVQNKTIAKGKADELFQLFVNNNAKPGVYTTYLQSTVDVSYRRNPAKVDKAKKEQVEVTKKLTAAQAALAAVTKKRDDLAKATDKTAEQKKAEQAKAEEEIKSATAAVKAAEAAKKAVDAKVAAAVKAAAAKTVKVYAPSTPLVIRVKPAPVTLTLAVPGGGALKKGAAIDVKATIKRINDFKGPVELTLPLPPGVTGVTADTVQIPADKTEATIPIKASAEATEGDLTNMVVRAKADFQGEALVDAPIKLKVTK; encoded by the coding sequence ATGATGCATACGCGATTTTTTGACCGTCGTCGTTTAACCACGAAGGTTGTCTGTTTTCTTGCTGCAGGATTGGGATTGGTTTTCTTAACCAGCATTCATTCGCTCCAGGCTCAACTGCCTCAGACGATTGTCTATTCCGTCAATCCTTCGGGAGGACAGAAAGGACAGACTGTCGAAGTACGGGTGACGAATGGGAAAGATCTGGATGAGTTGAATGCCCTGTGGTTCAGTCATCCGGATATCAAAGCCGTCCCTAAAATGCAGGACAGTAACGGAAAGCAGATTCCCGTTGCCAATACGTTCCTGGTGAAGATTGGTAATGATGTTCCTGCCGGCGTGTATGATGTCCGCGCGAATGGCTTGTATGGCTTGAGCAATCCCCGATCATTTGTGGTGGGAGATCTGCCCGAGAAAACCGAAATTGAGCCTAACAATAAAGATGATCAGGCAACACCGATGGAACTGGATTCGGTAATGAATGCCTTGCTCAACGGTGCGACGGATGTCGACTATTATTCATTCACAGGCAAAAAAGGGGACAAGGTCTCCATTGACTGCCGTGCAGCCCGCATTGATTCACCTGCTGTCGCCATCGTCGAACTGTATGGGCCTGATCAGCGGCGTCTCGTCAGTGAGCGCGATACGTTTCGCAACGATCCTTACATCAATCTGACGCTGCCCCTGGATGGGGTTTATAAAATCAAAGTCCACGATCTGACTTATGCTGGTGGCGTTGATAATGTCTATCGATTGAGTGTTCATAAAAAGCCGCATATCGAATTCATCATGCCCCCCTCGGGAACTCCTGGAACAACCGGTAGCTATACCTTGTACGGTTACAACCTGCCGGGCGGGAAAATTTCGGACTGGAGTATCGGCGACGAACCATTACAGGAAGTGAATGTTTTTATCACTCTGCCATCAAAGCCCACTACTTTGAAAATGGGAGAGCAGGGGTTCCCTCATGAAGTCAGTGCAGACGGTTACTCCTATGTCTGGGCGACACCCGCGGGAAATTCCAATCCGATGACGATCTACTATGCCGAAGGTAGTATTGTTCGTGATGAGCAGACTAAAGAAGAAACGTTAACTTTGCCCGGTGAACTGGTAGGGCAGTTTGAAGTGAAAAATGATGTCGACTCTTTTCGATTTACCGGTAAAGCAAAAGAGAAATATTCGATCGAAGTATTCGGTCAGCGCAACGGGATCGTCATGGATCCTGTCATCGTGGTGGAACAGGTAACCAAAGACAAAGAGGGCAAAGAGACATTTAAACAACTGGCCAATGTCGGTGCCACAACTGTCTTTGCCGATCTGAGTGGTAAATTATTTGATACGAGGACAGACGACCCTTATTACCTGTTTACAGCACCCGCTGATGGTGAATACCGAGTGACCTTGCGTGATCTGCAGTTTGAAACCCGTGGGAATCCCCGGATGGTGTATCGGGCTGTAATTCGACAACCCAAGCCTGATTTTCGGCTGGTAGCTTTGCCGCTGTATCCACAGGCCGTCAATACCGGCGGTTCACCAGCGGCAATTTCACTGAGAAAAGGGGACAGCTGCAAGATTGCCGTCATGGCATTGAGGCAGGATGGGTTTAATGAAACCATCGAGCTGTCCGTCAAAGGTCTGCCACCTGGGGTCACCTGTAAAGCGGCCAGTATTGGCAGTGGTGACAGCAATGCCGAAATGATTCTGACAGCGGATGAATCCGCCCAGAAGTGGTCCGGTGAAATTGAAATCACAGGGACCGCTGGAGCCGCTGCTGCGAAACTGGAACGCGTCGCGCGAGCTGCCACTGTGCTGCGGCCCGCCGCGAATAATGTGCGTGCTGATTCTCGAATTGCCCGTTCGCTGGCATTATCGGTGATTGATGAAGTCGCACCTTATCAGGTCGTTGCGGATGTCGCTGAAGTCAGTGTCAATCAGGGACGCCAGATACTGGTTCCCGTCAAAGTGGTAAAGCGCACCGGCTTTGATAATGCAGTAGCACTCGCCTGGAATGGCATTCCCAAAAACAGCAATATTACCGTACAAAATAAAACGATTGCCAAAGGCAAAGCAGATGAATTATTTCAGCTGTTTGTCAACAACAATGCCAAGCCTGGTGTTTATACAACGTATCTGCAGTCGACCGTCGATGTCTCTTATCGTCGCAATCCTGCAAAGGTCGATAAAGCGAAAAAGGAGCAGGTAGAAGTTACTAAAAAACTGACTGCTGCCCAGGCGGCTCTGGCTGCTGTCACTAAAAAACGCGATGACCTTGCAAAAGCTACGGATAAAACAGCTGAGCAGAAAAAAGCCGAACAGGCAAAAGCGGAAGAGGAAATAAAGTCAGCGACTGCCGCAGTCAAAGCTGCGGAAGCAGCGAAGAAAGCGGTTGACGCCAAAGTGGCGGCGGCAGTAAAGGCGGCTGCTGCGAAGACGGTTAAAGTCTATGCGCCTTCCACCCCGCTGGTGATCCGAGTCAAGCCGGCACCGGTGACTCTGACACTCGCTGTGCCCGGAGGTGGTGCACTGAAAAAAGGAGCTGCGATTGATGTCAAAGCAACAATTAAACGCATCAATGATTTCAAAGGTCCTGTTGAGTTGACGTTGCCTTTACCACCGGGGGTCACTGGAGTGACCGCCGATACGGTTCAGATTCCAGCAGATAAAACGGAAGCCACCATCCCCATTAAGGCATCTGCAGAAGCGACTGAAGGGGATCTGACGAACATGGTGGTCAGGGCGAAGGCCGACTTCCAGGGAGAAGCACTGGTCGATGCACCCATCAAGCTAAAAGTAACCAAGTAA
- a CDS encoding glucuronate isomerase, protein MSEQLSKRIFTELESLVLIDPHTHINPHSAASTTLADIMGYHYYTELAHSAGLPREVIEEPGIDPKEKVGRLVTQLGDLDNTIQLSWLLDICSEFFGFEEEAITASNWEKLYDTAAEKMAQPDWEQQVLKQSGLEQVFLTNDFDDPLEGFDTNLYIPCLRTDDLVFHLAKSETRERLAKATKLDVGCAKTLRDAVGKLFDHFTSKGARACAISLPPDFNPIAVTADQVDPIVRSLFAGDEITDDESKIVSQFVFWTLAEYCAEHHLPFDLMIGVNRRVYEAGVYQGQDLYDKRTSLILYKELFNAFPKVTFPVSVLTSTSNQELVSYSWIFPNVVINGHWWYSNTPAFITFDCKSRLEAVPKTKQIGYYSDMYKLEFALPKFRMYRRVLANVLASDFVIARNWSEQRAIELGKLVLRGNVETIFGN, encoded by the coding sequence ATGTCTGAACAGTTGAGTAAACGTATCTTTACTGAATTAGAGAGTCTGGTTCTGATTGACCCTCATACCCATATTAACCCCCACTCGGCGGCTTCCACCACATTGGCGGATATTATGGGGTATCATTACTACACCGAACTGGCCCATTCTGCCGGTCTGCCTCGTGAAGTGATTGAAGAACCAGGTATCGATCCCAAAGAAAAAGTCGGACGTCTGGTGACGCAACTGGGGGATCTAGATAATACGATTCAGCTCAGCTGGTTACTGGATATCTGCAGTGAATTTTTCGGCTTCGAAGAGGAAGCCATCACAGCGTCTAACTGGGAGAAACTGTATGACACCGCTGCTGAGAAGATGGCTCAACCCGACTGGGAACAGCAGGTTTTAAAACAGAGCGGTCTAGAGCAGGTATTCCTGACGAATGACTTCGACGATCCACTGGAAGGCTTTGATACTAATCTTTATATTCCCTGTCTGCGGACAGATGACCTGGTCTTTCATCTGGCAAAATCTGAAACCCGGGAACGCCTGGCGAAAGCGACAAAACTGGACGTCGGCTGTGCCAAAACGTTAAGAGATGCGGTTGGCAAGTTATTTGATCATTTCACTTCGAAGGGGGCGCGGGCCTGTGCGATTTCATTACCGCCCGATTTCAATCCGATTGCGGTGACTGCAGATCAGGTCGATCCTATTGTGAGATCTCTGTTTGCTGGCGATGAGATTACCGACGACGAGTCGAAAATCGTAAGCCAGTTTGTGTTCTGGACTCTGGCAGAGTACTGTGCCGAACATCATCTGCCTTTCGATCTGATGATTGGCGTGAATCGTCGTGTTTACGAAGCAGGTGTGTATCAGGGACAGGATCTGTATGACAAGCGGACTTCTCTGATTCTGTATAAGGAACTGTTCAACGCATTTCCCAAAGTCACATTTCCTGTTTCTGTATTGACCAGTACCAGCAATCAGGAGCTGGTCAGCTACAGCTGGATTTTTCCGAATGTGGTCATCAACGGACATTGGTGGTACTCGAATACGCCGGCGTTCATTACGTTTGACTGTAAGAGTCGTCTGGAAGCAGTTCCCAAGACCAAGCAGATCGGTTACTACAGCGATATGTACAAACTGGAGTTTGCGCTGCCTAAGTTCCGTATGTATCGTCGCGTGCTGGCAAATGTACTGGCCAGCGATTTTGTAATCGCGAGAAACTGGTCAGAACAACGGGCAATCGAACTCGGGAAACTAGTGCTGCGGGGTAATGTAGAGACGATATTTGGCAACTAA